CGATAAATTTGAGGTTTTCGGCTCATTCAGCTATCCGATGATTTAGGGTTTCTTCAAGAGATTTGCTGTCCAATCAGAGACGAGGTTGTGACAGATTTTTGTGGCATGTTTACCCTGGATAATGCTATTCACCCCACGAAAGGGGAATACATCTTCCATATATGTTGACAAGACGTATATATTTTTCTATCGAAAATAGGTATTTGTCTATAGGACAATTTATTTCGAAATAAGAAcaattctttaatttctttaaccAAAGGAAGATGTGTGTCACGGTATTGAGAGTGCATAAGATGAggttggaaatgatttttgttatgGTCCGAGGACACAAGTGCCTGGATACCTGAAAGTCTATGAAACTATTTACAAGTCCATTGTAttataattcataaataattaatgagACGTGAACAGCTATCCTTGCCATCAAGAGTTGGTAATCCTCTGACATGCACTAACTACGCCAACACTCAAGGGGTGATGTTGGAAACGATTAACCTTCCATAGAGACCAAGTCCAACACTAAAGGTATTCTTAAACGCTATATTCCAAAAACATAGTCGACAAGTTGGAGTACCGCTATGATGAATGTGAATGACACACGAGGGCGTATATATGATATTCATTTACGAAATTGCATACGTTGATGAATCCAAACCATCATAGGATCAGGCATGTGGTTGTGGCATGATTTTTTTGACTTGCAATATCATTCGTATATATTGCCTGCTCCTGAAGTATTATAGATCACTTGAGAAAATCTATAGTTGTATTTACCAACTCAGCCCATCAAAACGGATCGATGCTGCACTAACTACGCCAACACTCAAGGGTTGATGTTGGAAATGATTAACCTTCCATAGAGACCAAGTCCAACACTAAAGGGTTAATGTTGGAAATGATTAATCCTCTGACATGCACTAACTATGCCAACACTCAAGGGTTGATGTTGGAAATGATTAACCTTCCACAGAGACCAAGTCCAACACTAAAGATATTCTTTAATGCTATATTCCAAAAACATAGTCGACAAGTTGGAGTACTACTATGATGAATGTGAATGACACACAAGGGCATATATATGATATTCATTTGCGAAATTGCATATGTTGATGAATCCAAAACATCATAGGATCGGGCATGTGGTTGTGGCATGATTTTTTCAACTTGCAATATCATCCATATACGCTATATCGCCTGCTCCTGAAGTATTATAGATCACTCGGGAAAATCTATAGTTCTATTTACCAACTCAGCCCATCAAAACGATCGAAAAAAAACTTTATGATCCATTTCGGGGCAGAGATTTCTCGTAGCCCGGCCCGAAGCCCGCCCATTAATCCCTGCGGAGGGCTAATGCCACGGCGTCCAGTCGATTTTCATGGCTCAGATTCTTCCACGCCATCGTCACCAGTTTGGCGTCCCGCCATACGTCCACCAAGAAAATGGCCGTTCCACGGTATAACGACCTCTCATCGATCGCTCCCACCGAAGATGGCCGTGTCACCACTCTCCTCCCGCACCCTCAGCCCGCTCCCTCCACCGCACGTCGCTCTCCGGCGGCCGGGCGCCGTCGCTAGGGCCGCCGCGGTCGCTTTCCCGAGGAAAGAGCCGAAGTTGAATCAGTTGGACGTGAGTTATTATGGCCAACGGTCGAAGTGGGCTCTCAGGCTCAGCTTAGCGGAGCAGAGCCCGCCGAAACCGGCCGTGGACGTGGAGCGGCTGGTGGGTTTCCTGTACGACGACCTCCCGCACCTGTTCGACGACCAGGGGATCGATCGGACGGCGTACGACGAGCGCGTGAAGTTCAGGGACCCCATAACGAAGCACGACACCATCAGCGGGTATCTGTTCAACATCGCCTTCTTGAAGACCGTGTTCAGGCCGGACTTCCAGTTGCATTGGGCCAAACAGGTTTGAATGCTTCATCTTGTCAAAGCTGGTTCTGGTTTGATGAGTGATGCTGAGGTTGAGCTTGTCACGTTgattgatattttgaagatgagctTGTTATGTTGAGGTTGAGCTTGGTtgctctttttaaaattttcatgttatatttcTGTGTGGCAATGCAAGTTGATGAATAATTCCACTGAGATTTGTATCCGTAGATGTTATTTGCAATTCATCATTCTCGTTAGTTGAAGACATTGACGACAGAATTTATATTTCGGCTGTAGTGACCATATATGTAGATCATTTTTTGGGGCAAAAACATCATTAAATTCTGAGGAGACTCTGCTGGTATACTGTGTAGCTGCTTAATTTCTCGGTTTTAACTGATTGAGATGGAATAGACAGGACCTTACGAGATAACGACCAGATGGACGATGGTGATGAAGTTCATGCCACTTCCGTGGAAGCCGGAATTGGTCTTCACAGGAACCTCTATCATGGGAATCAACCCGGAGACAGGCAAGTTTTGCAGTCACGTGGTGAGTTACGAGTCAATTATATAGTCATAGAAAACTTTAAGGTCCCATGTTTCAAAAAGGGATTCCCCATGTTAGGACTACTGGGACTCGATCAAGGAGAATGAATACTTCTCTCTGGAAGGTCTAAGGGATGTGTTCAGACAGGTAATGACTCTCCAGTTTCTGCTCATGTGACATGCCTCTGTTTGCGTGCTCACATGTATTCTTATGCATTCAGCTGTGCTTCTTTGTGCATTGCTAATGTTGTGATTTGTGCAGCTTCAGTACTATAAGACTCCTGAGTTGCAATCTCCCATTTATCAGATATTGAAACGAACTGGAAAATATGAGGTATGTGTTTTGGAAACTATCTTTTAACAGTTTATGTTGTGCAAACGAGACAATCTAGTTTTTGTTGCATTTGTTAGGACCTTACCACTTGTCAGATCAAATTAGATTAGCTTTACTGTGTTTTTGACATCTTCATGATGCGAGTAAGAGATTCCTTGGTATCTAACTGGAAGCATTTCATGTCATTTTATTGCTTTGTGAATCTGACCATTTTCAAGCTGATCCACATTTCCAACTTCAGTGAAGGCATCAATGTCCAACTAGCTATGGTCGACTAGCTGATCCTTCTttccactttcttttattttcccgtTCCTTTTATGGCTATAGcagaatttatttttataagtttttgcAGTTGTCTCTTTTCTTATCATAATCTAGACTATGATCATTTTGTGTAGGAcactttttttgggttaatcCCTTCTCATTTCCTGAAAACATGTTGCCATTTATTTGTGTGCATATTGAAACAATCTCTTTGTATTCTGATTTCTGATCACTTACTGTATACTTGATTGAAGAGTCAAGCACTGAGAAACTTTTGTTAATATCTGCTTGGAATTGTTATTAAGCAATACTGCAATCCATAGGTAAGAAAGTACGCGCCATTTTTAGTAGCAGAAACAAGCGGAGACAAGCTGTCTGGATCGAAAGGTTTTAATGACATAGCAGGGTCAGTTGCCTCTGCCCATCTATTTTATAGCAttagtttcttttcttgtatGACAATGttgatgattgaattaatatgcACAGGTATATCTTTGGGAAGAATTCGAAAcggagaaaatgaaaatgactaCTCCTGTCTTCACTCAAGCATTTGATAATGAGTTGTCGAAAATAtcgattcaatttgttcttCCGCTGGAGAAAGATTTAAGCAGGTGGGGCTATATAAGTTTATACAATTGAAATTTCTTAAGGTGTGTTATGCCAAAATTCCCTTTAGCTAGTGAAGCAAATTCAGTATTATCGAGTGAAAGTAATAAGATATCTTTTGTGCAGTGTACCTGATCCCAGTCAAAAAAACATAAGCTTGAGACAAGTTGATGGTGGTATTGCTGCTGTTCTGAAGTTCAGTGGAGAGCCTACTGAAGATATTGTtctcgagaaagagagagaacttcGCTCTAGTCTTCTAAGAGATGGGCTCAAACCAAAGATGGGTTGTCTGTTTGCAAGATACAATGATCCAGGACGAACGTGGAGCTTTACATTGGTAAGACGATGCCATCATCTCTGGCATACAATTCTATAGGGTTGCCGCTTGTGACTTGCAAAAAGCTAATTTCAAAGGTTCTGTTTGATTTGTCACTGTACTATGATAAATAACCTGTTAAGTATTCACTTGCATTTTTTGGGGTTGCTTGTACTTGCAGAGAAATGAAGTGTTGATATGGCTTGAGGAATTCGAGTTGGACTAGTATATGATGTAGCGAGCAGTGAGTCCGGCAATTCTTTGATGCACTGTCTTTGCGGATATAACTTATTAGCTATCTTGAAGCTTTATAACTCCCTGCCAGTGAAATTGGCGCAGTAGCACAGGCCCAAACCATGTTCCTATTAGCATCCAACAAGTCTAGTATTTGTATATTGCCTCAGACAAAGCACAGGAATCCTGCGGCTGCAGTAAATGTTTATACTTTGAATCCTTTCACGATAAAGATGGAGAGAGGGAAATCGTTACCTCATGGATCCGAGGATAGCTCTTGATGTGAACTCCATGTGTTGTTCCTGTAATCAGTATGCTCTAACTCCTTGTGTTTATGAAGTTTCAAACAATGAGATGACCAAGGGTAGTGGATTGATCAATGTTTCATGGCCCACCTGCACATGAATGTGTAAAATGGTAAAAACATGGCAGGAAGCATATCATGACGTTAGCGGATATCTGTTTTTCAGAGAAAACCTTACTTTGACGCTTTTTTTCTGGTTGATTTAGCAGATAAATGCAACAGCCATATATCGAATGGAAAGTACCATACTGAACGGTTTCTAGGCAGAGCAAGAACCTTCACTTCCCTGACAATGTGAAAAAGCCCTGAATGGGAAGCTGCTGAGGAGctaaattgtaattttattttgtttttggccaAAAGGAGCTAGATTGTATAGAAGGAATCGCATGAAGTAGGTTCCGAGATCTAGTCCaggtctcaattttttttaacaaactgACTATTAAAACCAAATTAAAGTCCTGAATTTGTGACCGACGCCCCATTACCTAAGAGACACATCATACTCGATCTAAGCTTGTTGTCTGTTTTGGGCATATAACCGTTTTGAGATTAACTCATCTTGATGGAGCAACAGGATGAATTGCAAATTGAAATCTCAAGCAAGATCGAACATTTTCGTCAGTTGGGGATGGGCACGCTAATATCATAGGTGCAAGGTTCGATTCATGCTCTACAAAATAGCAGAGCAAAAGTTTGtaagagggagaggagagtTAGAGATAGAATAGATCAAACATTGAAATCTCAAGCAAGATCGAAGGTTTCTATCATGTGGGATTCGACTCCATGCTCTGCAAAAGATATTTAGCCAAAAGTCAGAGATGAGTTAAACCTCCAACCTTAAACCTCCAACCTTTGTGATGCTTAAACCTTGATAAGTTGTCCagtaactttttaatttaggaGGTCCCTTACTCAAATGgtgggcttcatcatgcttggGTCTTGCTAAAGAAAATGGTGGCTCTACATCAAACAAGATATTCACATAGCTCATTTCTTAGGGTCCATTCGTTTTCGAAAAATATCACGatttcgaaaaatgtttttcagccattttccttaaaatgactatatttatTTGGCTAAAGCCtgaattttaactagaaaatattttccactattctttatctaatttgattttttttggaaaaattaccaaaaaaaaaaattaatttaatatttgttattgatcaaaaaatttaattttaatttatattttttaaatagaatttttaattattttttaaatagaatttttatcatttttaatttttaatttttctttctttttcttttccttcctcctccttcctccgtcATGTGCCTTGATGATGGTTGGCTACCCGGTGACCAACCAAGACATAATCCAGATCCTAAGGGAGCTCGGGGCTCGATTGATCCAAGAGAATTGCCAGCTCACCAACCCAATCCATGAGAGCTTGAGGTCCCTAAGGCCGACAAGCTTGAGGCTCAGTTTATCCAACTAAGCTTAAGCCTcaccctcgtcggatctggccTTAGGCGAGGCTTGAGTTGGCGCCAAGgctggcgaccagccaaagaaaagaaaaaaaaagaaaattaaaactcaattttaaaaaaacgaaaacattaaaataaagaagaagagggaaaataaaaggggaaaaataaaaggaggaggaagtgagagCCTGCAGGGTGTAAATTTTCCACTAGTTTAAAAGACATTTTTCcctttatgaaaaatgttttccccaaataattcatttttggtGGAATGAATACcggaaaattcagaaaatattttctcgaaaattattttccaagaaacaagTGGAGCCTTAATTCACCTATCCTCACggcctcctctttttttctcttttctgagCTTTCGGGCTATCTTCATGTCTTTTCATCGATACAAAGATCATGTTCACAGCAAAAAGGGATAGCGATCGAAAGTGGCGATTTGGTCCCATCTTTTATTGGGGGCTTATCCCTATATGCAGTGGCTCTTCTTGCGCAGCCATGGTTgaccatctccatctccaactTACGGTGGCTTTCCCGTCACCTTCACGTCCTTCGCTTCAGGGTCTACATTCCCACTTGGTTGAACAGTTTGTTTAGACTCAGTTTTTGCCGAACACCTCGCTTGAATTTGTCAGTAAATGGCTTCCCTGCTCGCCAAGGTGGTTGACCCGGGGTCAACTTCAGACACCCCTACACGGTAAGTTAAAGCTGAAGTCCAATCATTAGATGGAAAaggtttttatctttttgcaTGAAATGTTCTGCACAATCATTCAGTCAACGTCTTGACAGCTAGTTGCTTGGAGCCGTGCTAATTTGCTCCTCCATACACGAGTTCTTGCAATATCCACCTAGTATTGGCTCTGGCCTAATTCTCGGCCGAACTTTCGTCACATACGAAGTTATTACATGATGCCCGTTGCAAAAAGGGCATATCCATCGAGCAAATTCAGGGGAGTTCTGCATTGCTTCTTACAAGTTGTCTACTGATGTGTTTTTGCAAGGTGACACTAGCCCCGTTTGGTTCCACATTTGCAATGGGCCGGGACTCAAAAAGTTCCTTAGCTAAATGCAAATGCATTTGATTCGTGTTTTTGCTCAACTTTGAGAAAATACACCGTGATCTTCAAATGGCTCTAAAGGCCTTTATTACAAAGCAAGTTCCAAGATattttgggaagttgcattttgGAATGCAAGTCTCAACCTTGGTTACTTGTTCATCTTTTCCGAAGACCGCCGCATGGAAAAGCCAATTGAGGCCAACGGCCGCCGCTGAGGATCGCCCAACCCCGGCGACCGTTGTCGGATCTCAGTGAAGCCTAGGTCGCATGACCTAGGCAACCGATGGCTTAAATCGCACGACCCAAGCGGCCGCCCCTCAAGTCACGCAACCTCAGGCGACGGTCCGCTTGAGGTCGCGCAACCCCCAAGCGATTGATGGCCTGAATCACGCAACCTAGGAGGCCGCCCGAGATCACGCAACCTTGCTTAAGGTGGACAATCTCATGTGAGGCCATCCGATGGTACGACAGTTAGATCTAGCCAATCAATGGTTGGACttcaaaataaattacaaaaatattttcttttctttttttttttaattcagtaAATGTCCTttacaaatgcaatttttaataaatggcattttagtcaaaattgtTTCCCaatgcattttaaaattataattcaccAAACGTTATCTGCATTTTGAAAACTCCCttgaccaaaaatatttgtattttctcAAAACATTCTCCCAAAGCTAAATCAAACGGGGCCACCGACCTTCTAGAACTTGTTACAATGCTCTTCCAACATTAAAGTTGAAATCAGAGTAAATAAAGGCACTTGTGGAGTaaatgaagagaagaaaggaggaaagaagGTAGATGAGAGATATAAAGGGAAAGGGTTGGGTGGTTGTGTAATCGTCACCAAAAATATGTCTTTCATTGTCAACTTAATTGGCAGAAACCGAGTTGAATGCGACAGAAGCAAGATTTGCTAATTGTTAAAGGCTATCGGTCAGCAAAACTAAGTTGGCCAACAAGAAAATTAGTTTTAACCGACGGAGAAATGAGTGAAAATAACCAAGTTGTGGAGTGGAATGTCTACAAATGAAGATTAACCAAAGTGAAAAAATGTTGCGATCGATACAACAATTAACGGAATGAGATTCGAATAGTTGCCTAACTACTAGAGCCGATGATTTCGGGTTCAATTGTCAGAGGTGCATTTGTAAAGGAATAAACTCAATGCAATAGTCAAGTGATAGAGCCAAGAAGTTTGTGAGCAATTGAAAGTGGTAATTATGAAAAAAGTGGAGAAGACACAGCCGTCAAAATAGTGGAGAAGACACGAACATCGAAGTAGTGGAgtcgttttttttatttaccacTTGTAAATAGGAATTGTTTGATTGTTGGAATCACGTGCGATAAATTTTTGTATCTATCATTAACCTTTGATAATAAGCATAAATGcttaaatttcatattaaattaatatttcgagtttgaatttaaaaaaaaaaattacttaattgaatttgttgataaagatttcttAAGTAGAAGAAACTACGTTAGACTTTGTGAAGaattataaaagagaaaataaaatagaataataaaCAAAGGGAGCAACGTTTCTTCTCTCATCTGCAGGAGGTTATTAACGTGGGGCTATTAAtgtggggcccaaagtcaaatatttgacttttggCACACGTATTTCACTGCACGTGGTGGGCTCAAGCCAtgactttgacttttggggACACATATATACAAAACAAATGCCTCCAGGAGGTGGTGCCGCCGAAGCCctacaaaagcaaagaaagaaaaggagccCCAAGCCGCACACGTGAAGCTGAAGAGTCGTGCGCATTTTTGTTTAGAGCTTGAATGCACAGTAATTTTATACCGTAAATTTATATTCAAGTGAgctatttatttataaatattttgaattttaaattaaatcttGATATAAGAAACACTCAAGCGTGTTTAGCACCGCCCCCTTATATCTACGTAAATTCCCGATATCcttattatttttcgtttatttctctgtaAGTGATTTTGCGTTGGTCGTAGATTGCAAgatcatgtgattttttttttaataaccgaTGATTCCACCACGAGCTCCTCGGGCCCGGACAGCACCGAAAGGCCGGGACCCTATACTCG
This genomic stretch from Eucalyptus grandis isolate ANBG69807.140 chromosome 3, ASM1654582v1, whole genome shotgun sequence harbors:
- the LOC104436637 gene encoding LOW QUALITY PROTEIN: uncharacterized protein LOC104436637 (The sequence of the model RefSeq protein was modified relative to this genomic sequence to represent the inferred CDS: inserted 1 base in 1 codon) is translated as MAVSPLSSRTLSPLPPPHVALRRPGAVARAAAVAFPRKEPKLNQLDVSYYGQRSKWALRLSLAEQSPPKPAVDVERLVGFLYDDLPHLFDDQGIDRTAYDERVKFRDPITKHDTISGYLFNIAFLKTVFRPDFQLHWAKQTGPYEITTRWTMVMKFMPLPWKPELVFTGTSIMGINPETGKFCSHVDYWDSIKENEYFSLEGLRDVFRQLQYYKTPELQSPIYQILKRTGKYEVRKYAPFLVAETSGDKLSGSKGFNDIAGYIFGKNSXTEKMKMTTPVFTQAFDNELSKISIQFVLPLEKDLSSVPDPSQKNISLRQVDGGIAAVLKFSGEPTEDIVLEKERELRSSLLRDGLKPKMGCLFARYNDPGRTWSFTLRNEVLIWLEEFELD